A genomic segment from Salvia splendens isolate huo1 chromosome 13, SspV2, whole genome shotgun sequence encodes:
- the LOC121762600 gene encoding leucine-rich repeat receptor-like protein kinase PXC1 yields MDLLFSFLLLSTSLLHSSAANDTAALASFRSQTDLHGALLSNWTPTTTPCTANWLGITCTNGRVAALSLPFLNLRGPIAALSSLDQLRFLDLRGNRLNDSLSPLAQCLNLKLLYLSGNDFSAEIPPQFSSLHRLLRLDLSNNNLRGHIPSQLSNLSRLLTLNLQENKLSGQIPNFLDSLPHLTHLNLSNNELSGMLPETLLSRYGNTSFSGNQALCGKTPLPDCSTIADKPSSLPKTTVPSNPTSLPPPSKKHHHRLSRGEIIALVAANLLLLLVIASFGMLCCCCKASTHASSTAAGSDGRKRSSSCSRANGDSDGTDKSKLVFFDRKKQFELDELLRASAEMLGKGSLGTVYRAALDDGSAVAVKRLKDSNPCTRKEFEQYMDVIGKLRHPNVVRLRAYYYAREEKLLVYDYLPNASLHSLLHGMRGPGRIPLDWTTRISLILGAARGLSKIHEEYAGSRIPHGNVRSSNVLLDKNGNACIADFGLSLLLNPVHSIARLGGYRAPEQGEIKLLSQKADVYSFGVLLLEVLTGKAPYPAGTKAGEEEEELAVLDLPNWVRSVVRDEWTAEVFDQELLRYKNIEEELVSMLHVAMACVVAQPEKRPAMREVVRMIEAIRVEQSPLGEDYDESRNSLSPSLATTEDGFI; encoded by the exons ATGGACCTCCTCTtctccttcctcctcctctccaCGTCCCTCCTTCACTCCTCCGCCGCCAATGACACGGCGGCTCTGGCCTCCTTCCGCTCCCAAACCGACCTCCACGGCGCCCTCCTCTCAAACTGGACCCCCACAACCACCCCTTGCACTGCCAATTGGCTCGGCATAACATGCACCAACGGCCGCGTCGCCGCCTTGTCCCTCCCCTTCCTCAACCTCCGCGGCCCCATCGCCGCCCTCTCCTCCCTCGACCAGCTCCGCTTCCTCGACCTCCGCGGCAACCGCCTCAACGACTCCCTCTCCCCCCTCGCCCAATGCCTCAACCTCAAGCTCCTCTACCTCTCCGGCAACGACTTCTCCGCCGAGATACCGCCTCAATTCTCATCCCTCCACCGCCTCCTCCGCCTCGACCTCTCCAACAACAACCTCCGCGGCCACATTCCCTCTCAACTCTCCAACCTATCCCGCCTCCTCACCCTCAATCTCCAAGAAAACAAACTCTCCGGCCAAATCCCAAACTTCCTCGATTCCCTTCCACACCTCACACACCTAAACCTCTCAAACAACGAGCTCTCCGGAATGCTTCCGGAGACTCTGCTTTCGAGATACGGCAACACCAGCTTCTCCGGCAATCAAGCCCTCTGCGGGAAGACCCCTCTTCCCGACTGTTCAACCATCGCCGATAAGCCATCATCCCTTCCCAAAACAACCGTGCCGTCGAATCCGACCTCTCTCCCTCCGCCGTCGAAGAAGCATCACCACCGGCTGAGCAGAGGCGAGATCATAGCTTTGGTGGCGGCAAATTTACTCCTGCTATTGGTGATCGCGTCGTTTGGGATGCTGtgctgctgctgcaaggccTCCACCCACGCCAGCTCGACCGCGGCGGGCAGCGACGGAAGGAAGCGCAGCAGCAGCTGCTCGAGAGCGAACGGGGATAGCGACGGCACCGACAAGAGCAAGCTCGTGTTTTTTGACAGGAAGAAGCAGTTTGAGCTGGATGAGCTTCTCCGAGCATCTGCAGAGATGCTCGGAAAAGGGAGCTTAGGTACGGTGTACCGAGCTGCTCTAGACGACGGCAGCGCCGTCGCCGTGAAACGGCTCAAGGATTCGAATCCTTGCACTAGAAAAGAATTTGAGCAATACATGGATGTGATTGGAAAGCTTCGGCATCCAAATGTAGTGAGATTAAGAGCTTATTACTATGCAAGAGAAGAGAAGTTGCTTGTTTATGATTATCTGCCTAATGCCAGCCTTCATTCACTTCTTCATG GGATGCGAGGGCCGGGAAGGATCCCACTGGACTGGACGACGAGGATCAGCTTGATCCTCGGTGCAGCACGAGGGCTATCGAAAATCCATGAGGAATATGCAGGTTCAAGGATCCCTCATGGCAATGTGAGATCATCCAATGTTTTGTTGGACAAAAATGGCAATGCTTGCATTGCTGATTTCGGGCTGTCGTTGCTGCTGAACCCGGTCCATTCCATAGCTAGATTGGGAGGGTACAGAGCGCCGGAGCAGGGTGAGATCAAGCTCCTCTCGCAGAAGGCTGATGTGTATAGCTTCGGAGTTTTGCTGCTTGAAGTGCTCACCGGGAAAGCCCCTTATCCTGCTGGGACGAAGGccggggaggaggaggaggagttggCAGTGCTGGATTTGCCGAACTGGGTGAGATCTGTGGTGAGGGATGAGTGGACGGCTGAGGTGTTCGATCAAGAACTGTTAAGGTACAAGAATATTGAGGAGGAGCTGGTATCCATGCTGCATGTGGCGATGGCGTGTGTGGTGGCACAGCCAGAGAAGAGGCCGGCAATGAGGGAGGTGGTGAGGATGATAGAGGCGATAAGGGTGGAGCAGTCGCCGTTGGGGGAGGATTATGACGAGTCACGTAACTCACTCTCGCCATCACTCGCCACCACTGAAGATGGATTCATCTGA
- the LOC121762605 gene encoding iridoid oxidase-like gives MDYEIAGIVVALLLWAAWAVSTERRHRRLEELGRLPPGPRPWPVVGNMFQLAGSASAPHRSFAELAGKHGAVMTLRLGSMTTVVISSDEAARAMFKQHDAVLAGRKIYESMKGDIANEGSLVTAQYGPHWRTLRRLCTAEFFAAGPLDAMRGIRGRCIQQMVQCVRDSAAAGAEADVGRFFFLMAFNLIGNLMFSKDVLDSRSERGAKFFYHTGKTTEFAAKPNMADYFPVLRWADPQRIRRRTQFHVKRAFDVAGEFLRERMSEREEFEEEKNKKDYLDVLLEYRGDGVEGPAVFSSTIINVIVFEMFTAGTDTTTSTLEWAMAELLHNPDALQKVQTELRTVIGAGEKVEEEKLEELPYLKAVIKETLRLHPPLPFLVPHKAMESCKLLGFHIPKETQILVNAWAIGRDPKKWKDPHEFKPERFMDPHTAPDYKGHHYEFIPFGSGRRMCPALPLATRVLPLALGSVLHSFDWVLGGGVKAAEMDMSERMGITVRKAVPLRAIPIPYSK, from the exons ATGGATTACGAGATAGCTGGAATTGTTGTAGCCCTTCTCCTGTGGGCAGCATGGGCAGTATCGACCGAGCGGCGCCACCGCCGGCTGGAAGAGCTAGGGCGCCTCCCACCCGGGCCACGCCCGTGGCCTGTGGTGGGAAACATGTTCCAGCTGGCGGGGAGCGCGTCCGCCCCCCACCGATCCTTCGCGGAATTGGCCGGCAAGCACGGCGCCGTCATGACCCTCCGGCTAGGGTCCATGACGACGGTGGTGATCTCCTCCGATGAAGCAGCGCGCGCCATGTTCAAGCAGCACGACGCCGTGCTGGCTGGCCGCAAGATCTACGAGTCCATGAAGGGCGACATCGCCAACGAGGGCTCCCTCGTCACGGCCCAGTACGGCCCCCACTGGCGGACTCTCCGCCGCCTCTGCACGGCGGAGTTCTTCGCCGCCGGCCCCCTCGACGCAATGCGCGGCATCAGGGGGAGGTGCATCCAGCAGATGGTGCAGTGCGTCAGGGATTCCGCCGCCGCCGGGGCAGAGGCCGACGTCGGGAGGTTCTTCTTCTTGATGGCGTTCAACCTGATCGGAAACCTGATGTTCTCGAAGGATGTGTTGGATTCGAGGTCGGAGAGAGGGGCGAAATTCTTCTACCACACTGGGAAGACGACGGAGTTCGCTGCGAAGCCGAATATGGCGGATTACTTTCCGGTGCTGAGGTGGGCGGACCCGCAGAGGATAAGGAGGCGGACGCAGTTTCATGTGAAACGGGCGTTCGATGTGGCTGGAGAGTTCTTGAGAGAGAGGATGAGTGAGAGAGAGGAATTTGAGGAGGAGAAGAATAAGAAAGATTACTTGGATGTGCTTTTGGAATACAGAGGTGACGGCGTTGAAGGGCCTGCCGTCTTCTCTTCAACCATCATCAACGTCATCGTCTTT GAGATGTTCACTGCGGGGACCGACACCACCACTAGCACACTAGAGTGGGCGATGGCAGAGCTCCTCCACAACCCGGACGCCCTCCAGAAAGTCCAGACAGAGCTCCGAACTGTAATCGGGGCCGGAGAAAAGGTAGAAGAAGAAAAGCTAGAAGAGCTCCCATACCTAAAAGCTGTAATCAAAGAAACCCTAAGATTGCATCCACCACTCCCCTTCCTAGTCCCCCACAAAGCCATGGAGTCATGCAAATTGCTAGGGTTTCACATTCCCAAAGAAACCCAAATCCTGGTCAACGCTTGGGCCATCGGGAGAGACCCCAAAAAGTGGAAGGATCCGCATGAGTTCAAGCCGGAGAGGTTCATGGATCCCCACACGGCGCCGGACTACAAGGGCCACCACTACGAGTTCATACCCTTCGGCTCAGGCCGGCGGATGTGCCCGGCGTTGCCACTCGCCACGCGGGTGCTGCCGCTGGCCTTGGGGTCGGTGCTGCACTCCTTTGATTGGGTGTTGGGCGGCGGAGTTAaggcggcggagatggataTGAGCGAGAGGATGGGAATTACGGTGAGGAAAGCTGTGCCGTTGAGGGCTATACCAATTCCATATTCCAAATAA
- the LOC121762623 gene encoding AT-hook motif nuclear-localized protein 7-like — protein MEVDRESTDSGSLSGNPGFDSPPLSGGDYAAHGGVGGMVSEVVVGMEKSAAVVEMGGGGVGGGNSDLATGKKKRGRPRKFDADGNLNPAYIKSPTAMQAAAGFTISTPRSFDNSSASKRGRGIHSATGNWQIYASLGELFANTAGGDFTPHVVTAHTGEDVAGKILTFAQKGDRGVCVLSANGSVSNVTLRQPGMSGGLLTYEGRFEILTLRGSYMVSDNGGMKSRSGGLTVSLASPNGRVIGGGVAGLLMAASPIQIVVGSFVPNSFKMQKQKQQREPRVAPSVQFPLATTVTAATPISQAPPQTNIFPNPAPHYPGEANNSLSNKEHPNSASTDNTADWNGSDHKASYPDINISVSVEEH, from the exons ATGGAGGTAGACAGAGAGAGCACGGACTCTGGCTCGCTAAGCGGAAATCCGGGCTTTGATTCGCCACCGCTGAGTGGTGGCGATTATGCCGCTCACGGCGGAGTTGGTGGAATGGTTTCTGAGGTGGTGGTAGGTATGGAGAAGAGCGCGGCGGTGGTGGAGATGGGCGGAGGAGGTGTTGGTGGCGGAAATAGTGATTTAGCGacggggaagaagaagagagggagGCCTAGAAAGTTTGACGCCGATGGCAACTTGAATCCGGCGTATATTAAATCCCCGACGGCGATGCAGGCCGCCGCCGGCTTTACTATATCAACGCCAAGGTCGTTTGACAACTCCTCCGCCTCCAAAAGAGGCCGCGGTATACACTCCGCTACCGGAAACTGGCAAATTTATGCATCTTTAG GTGAATTGTTTGCAAACACGGCAGGAGGGGATTTTACGCCGCATGTTGTGACTGCACATACAGGAGAG GATGTTGCTGGGAAGATACTCACCTTTGCTCAGAAGGGTGACAGAGGGGTCTGTGTTCTTTCTGCTAATGGATCTGTCTCTAATGTTACGCTTCGCCAGCCTGGTATGTCGGGCGGGCTACTCACATACGAG GGGCGTTTCGAGATTTTAACTCTAAGGGGATCATACATGGTTTCTGATAATGGTGGAATGAAAAGCCGATCTGGTGGATTAACCGTTTCACTAGCTAGCCCTAATGGTCGCGTAATAGGTGGTGGCGTTGCAGGTCTGCTCATGGCAGCTAGTCCAATCCAG ATTGTTGTTGGGAGCTTCGTGCCAAACAGTTTCAAGATGCAGAAACAAAAGCAGCAGCGCGAGCCAAGAGTTGCTCCTTCAGTCCAGTTCCCTCTGGCCACCACAGTGACTGCAGCGACACCAATATCACAGGCTCCACCACAGACGAACATCTTTCCCAACCCGGCACCACATTACCCGGGAGAGGCCAACAACAGCTTAAGCAACAAAGAGCACCCAAATTCCGCATCTACTGACAACACCGCTGATTGGAATGGCTCTGATCACAAAGCCTCGTACCCTGACATTAACATTTCCGTATCTGTCGAGGAGCACTGA